The DNA segment AATTTGAAAAGCGACAATCTCAATGCAGATTGGTATAAGTCATTCACCTTGATAGGAACGATAGCTTCATGGATTATGGAAGCCATAATCCACTGGAGGCAATGGGATGATTATCGATGTCCATACCCATATTTTCCCCGACGAACTTGCCCTGAAGGTCGTACCCGCGATGGCGGCGAAGGCGGGAATCAAAGAAGCGATCGACGGACGCCTTAGCACTCTATTCGATTCGATGAAGACGGCGAGCATCGATGTCTCTTGGCTGCAGCCGGTAGCCACTAAGCCGAAACAGGTGGATTCCATCAACCGGTGGCTGGAAGAAGTTCGTACGGATTCCGCCATTGCATTCGGCGCGGTTCATCCCGGTTACGAAGATTTGGGAGGATTGATGCGCAATCTATCCGCCAAGGGATTTCCGGGCGTTAAAATCCACCCCGAATACCATGAAATCGAACCGGACAATCCCATCTATTACCCTCTTTACGAAGCCGCCGTAGAGGAACGCATGATTATTCTTTTCCATGCAGGCGTAGATATCGAAATCCCTACGCTTCATAGTACGCCCCTTCATTTCCTGCGGATAAAAGAGAGATTTCCCGATTTGA comes from the Candidatus Omnitrophota bacterium genome and includes:
- a CDS encoding amidohydrolase family protein codes for the protein MIIDVHTHIFPDELALKVVPAMAAKAGIKEAIDGRLSTLFDSMKTASIDVSWLQPVATKPKQVDSINRWLEEVRTDSAIAFGAVHPGYEDLGGLMRNLSAKGFPGVKIHPEYHEIEPDNPIYYPLYEAAVEERMIILFHAGVDIEIPTLHSTPLHFLRIKERFPDLTMILAHMGGFRQWEEVAKRICGTDAYLDTSYSLGHMPDEEFMALVHAHGAARILFGTDSPWADQRKDLEHLRRLPLSQDELKQICGGNAMRLLTERK